From Malaya genurostris strain Urasoe2022 chromosome 2, Malgen_1.1, whole genome shotgun sequence:
ATTGAAGAATTATCGCTGAGCAATCCTCACCTCCAAGGACTACCGATTCCATCATACAATAGGATCCGCCCGAGAATTCTAATCGGCCTAAAGGATCTACACCTCAGTATGGTTCTGAATTGCCGCGAAGGCAAACCGGGTCAACCGATAGCCGTCAAAACACGTTTGGGTTGGGCGATATGCGGCGGTGGAAGTTCGCAGTCGTCATCAAGTCCCGTTCACTCAATCTATCACGTCAACAGCTGTAGCCTTAATGAGACCGACGAGGATCTACACCAGGCTATGAAAAACTATTTTTCATTAGACAGCCTTGGAATCATGAAACCGACAAAATTGCTTTCCGACGAAGATCAGCGAGCTCGATCTCTTCAACACTCTTTGACAAGATTTACGGGACAACGCTACGAAACCGGCCTACTCTGGCGATCCGACAATACGCGTTTACCAGAAAGCCAAGCGATGGCGCTACATCGCTTTCAATGTCTAGAGAAGCGCATGCAGAAAGATAAAGTTCTCGCTGAAACCTTGGAACAGAAAATTGCAGATTATGTTACTAAGGGTTATATTCGGAAGTTGACCGAGCAAGAGTTAAAGCAATCGTACCAACGCACGTGGTACCTCCCAGTGTTTCCAGTCACAAATCCAAATAAACCCGGTAAGGTGAGGATTGTATGGGACGCAGCAGCCAAAGTGCATGGAGTGTCCTTAAATTCGGACCTGCTAAAAGGCCCTGATCTATTATCCTCATTGTACACCGTGCTAATCCGTTTTCGTGAGGGACTCATTGCTCCCACCGGTGATATCAGGGAAATGTTCCACCAGGTGTTGATCCAAGAATCGGACCAGCAGTGCCAACGTTTCTATTGGAGAGAAGAGAACGGACAGCTGTCAGTTTACGTGATGTGCGTTATGACATTCGGTGCTTGTTGCTCCCCAAGCTGCGCCCAATACGCGATGAACCTAAATGCCGACCGCTTTGCTGAAAAATATCCAGAAGCTACGGAAGTCATTCGGAAACAGCACTATGTAGACGACATGTTAGTCAGCGTCGACATCGAAGAAAAGGCAATTAAACTGGCTCTTGATGTTAAGTTTGTCCATTCACAAGGTGGTTTCGAAATTCGAAATTGGGTCAGCAACTCTCAGCGCGTCCTGGACGTCTTGCGAGGATAAaaccactgaaaaaaatctggatCTTTCGTCTGAAATGGCCACGGAAAAGGTGCTCGGTACGTGGTTGTGTACTAAGACGGATATATTTACCTTCAAAATCATCTGGGACCGCCATGATCGTGAGTTATTGGAAGGTCACCGTCGGCCCACCAAAAGGGAAGTTTTACGAGTACTGATGACCATATACGACCCTCTCGGTCTCATCGCACCGTTCCTCGTATACTTAAAGATACTACTGCAAGAAATTTGGCGTTCCGGCATCCAGTGGGATGACCAAATCGACgacaatattttcaaaaagtggCAATTATGGCTCCAAGTATTACCACAAGTGGAAGGAGTTCAGATTCCGCGTTGCTTCCTTTCAAATTTTGCGCCTGATTATGAACACGTCCAGCTACACACCTTCGTAGATGCAAGTGAAAGCGCCATGGCTGCTGCATGCTATTTGCGTTTTGTCTGGCATGACAAAATCCGATGCTGTCTTGTCGCCGCAAAAACAAGAGTTGCTCCACTGAGATACCATTCGGTTCCGAAGTTGGAATGCCAATCTGCAGTTATTGGTGTTCGACTAGCTCGATCGGTTATCGACTCACTGTCTTTCCAAGTAGACAAATTTTTCTACCATTCGGATTCCAGGGATGTGATTTGTTGGCTGAACTCCGATCATCGACGTTATTCTCCGTTTATCGCACATCGGGTGAGCGAGATTTTGGAGGCCACAGTTGCGGACGAATGGCGTTGGATCCCCACTAAGCTAAACGTTGCCGACGATGCAACAAAGTGGGAGAAGTTTCCAGACATGACTCCAAACTCGAGATGGTACAACGCTCCGGAATTCCTCTGGCTAACAGAAGAATCATGGCCGCGTCAACCAGCTGTAGGATGCAAAACCGACATAGAGCTTCGCCCTGGCTTATTAGCTCACTTTATAAAACCAGACAGTTTTTTGAATGTTTCTAGTTGGAAACGGATGATCAATATTGCTGTAACTAttagtcgtttccccatgaattGCCGCTTACGAATCCAGAAAAAACCTATCATTACTGGAGCTCCTTCGTTCGAAGAATTTATAACTGCGGAACGTTATTTGATTCAACAGGCTCAGCGAGAATGCTACCTAGACGAAGTAGCAATCCTTTCGAATCTGAATGAAGCTAAGTTGTccgttccaaaatccagttctCTGTATAAGCTGTCACCGTTCTTAGACGACCATGGCATCATAAGAATGCGAGGAAGAACAAACGCCTGCGGGTATATCACTGAAGACGCCAAAAACCCAATCATCCTGCCCCGTGACCACCATACTACCAAACTCATTATTGCACACTATCATAACAAATATCACCACCAAAACCACGAGATCATTATTAACGAATTGCGACAACGGTTCTGTATCCCTCGACTGCGCATCGCGTATGCGAATGTGCGCAAACACTGCCAACGCTGCAAGAATGACCGCTCGATTCCTCAGCCTCCAATAATGGCTGATCTACCGCCAGAACGACTCGATGCATTTGCTCGACCATTCACGCATGTAGGTATTGACTACTTTGGTCCCCTGGAAGTAGTCGTTGGCCGCAGAGTGGAGAAACGATGGGGTATGCTGATCACGTGTTTAACCACTAGAGCTATACATATAGAAGTGGTGCATACTCTAAATACCGATTCATGCGTAATGGGTCTTCGCAACTTCGCGGCTCGTCGAGGAACACCTAGAACGATCTATAGCGATCGCGGTACTTGTTTCATCGGGGCTAATCGTGAAATGCAGGAAGCAGTGTCACAGGTTAACTTAAAGGACATAATGAGAGAGTTCAGTGGCGTAGAAACCAGCTGGAAGTTCAACCCTCCGCTCTCACCTCACATGGGTGGTATCTGGGAACGATTGATCAGCATAGTTAAGCGAAACCTGATGGCCGTCCAACTCTCGAGAAAGCCCAGTGATGAGGTGTTACGAAACCTGCTAACCGAGATCGAGAATACCGTTAATTCTCGGCCCTTAACGCACGTTCCAATAGACGATGAATCCGCCCCAGCTCTCACTCCGAACCACTTTCTCTTAGGATCCTCCGACGGCACAAAACCACTCTGTACCCTCGACGATAGTGGTATTGTGTTACGACGATGTTGGCGAACGTCCCAGTTACTGGCAAACCAATTTTGGAAACGATGGTTGACCGATTACCTACCCGAAATTACACGAAGGACCAAGTGGTACTCCAAAACAAAACCAATCGAAATTGGAGATGTCGTAGTAATCGTCGACCCACAACTACCCCGAAACTGTTGGCCTAAGGGCAAGGTCATCGGAACTAAACCGAGCAAAAGAGACGGCGAAATCAGAGCAGCGACCGTAAAAACCAAGACCGGAATCTATGAACGTCCAGTGGCCAAGCTAGCTGTGTTGGATATTCGGAGCGTTCAGCTGTAAGCCTATAATCCCGTAGGCATACCTGGGGGGAGTGTTACTTGCACGAAGCGCAAGTTTGCGCACCTTCATCAACTCAGCCTTACCTGGAAATGTGGACACCGTTTCTATAAATCCAGGGACTTACACACACCAACTCACCAACGACGATAGGCCACCTATGCTGGTTGCGACATCGCTGCTGTCATCGGTgttaataagaaaaataatagtaaaatCTAGTGAATTGCTAACAAAAATCCCTATAACAAATAAAACTCTAATAAGACTATCTTATCGTTAGTGCTTAAAACTAACTTATCGCTAGTGCTTAAAACTACCTTATCGCAGTGCTCTTATCACTAAATAACGCGAATTGGTaagaaataatgcaaaataGCCGTAAATTTTCCTTACAAATTATTCTTAATATTAGGATCACTGATTGATTGAACAGAACTTGCTCTTGATCTCGTCAAGATATCCGTATCGTAACAGAATAGGCGAAATTACGAGGAAAACTAAACGTGAGTAATTTATATATTTGCAAAGATACTATGTTCATataattaaatgttttgaattaatTAATTGTTACATACCATTAGCTAAACTGAACtttacattttttcaatctatACTCGATAGGAAAATTATAACTTCTCATCACCAAACACCTGTGTTTCATTTGAGCGTTATAGTTGCGGAAAGGTTCtgtaaagaaatcgttgaaCGGAGTCAACACTAGTTGAGTTACTTGCACATATTGCTTCAGCTTCTTCATCTAGGCTACTAATAAATGGACACCTCTCCCCACCCCTTCCCATTCAGCGCTCGGTTCCGCAAGGTGACCCTCTTGCTATGCTACTATTCACGATGGAATGCGAGCTTTATTTAGGCAATTTGAGTGTGTGGCAGGCGCCCGTCTAAATGAAGCCAAAACAATAGCGATCGACGTTGGTGTGACGATGAATCCAATAACAGTACCATGAGTTCGCACGGAAAGTAGTATCAAAGTTCTTGGTGTGATATTTACTAATTCACTACGGCAAATGGTATCACTCAATTGGGATAACATCGTGACAAACTTCACTCGAAATGTATGGATGAACTCACTGCGCAGCTTAGCCATgcatcaaaaagtaaacattactGAACACatttatttcttcaaaaatataaaacatgTCTTCAAATGTTCTTTCAACAACAACACAAGTTGACATCTACCATGCGTTCGTACCTTTTCCGTGGATCAAGAGCGACTATACCGATGCAACAATTAGCTCGCAAAATTGAAGTGGGTGGACTAAAACTGCAACTTCCGGCGATAAAATGCAAGGCTTTGCTAGTAAATCGTCATCTTCAAGAACTCGAATCCATTCCATTTTACTCATCCTGCATCAACCAAATCAATACTCGCAGAACAATGTCCTTAATAAACTTTCTCTGTTTTAAACTGTTCCTTGACCACATTCAATTACTTCCATTCCAAATCCGCTATTATCCCTCCACCGATATAATTCAGCGCCAATTGATTAAGTGTACTGACCGTGCCAGAATTCAAGCTAAATTTTTCAAACCTTATTCAGATGTGAATGTTAATTTTgttcatttaaaaattttaaaaacattcGATACCATAATTGGACAAGATACTTTAACAGAAATAAAAGCAGTCATTGATATATCCAATGAAAagatgtttgattttgatttgtatACAATTATTACAACATCGATTAGAAGAGATAAATAAGATCATAATCCGTGATGATCATTTAtctaaaattgaaaaacaaaaagtgtgCAATAATTTAGAAAATTATCAAGATTTATTTCAACCTCCCGATGAAAAGTTAACTTACACGTCAAAAATTACTGCAGATATACGAACCATTGACGAGAATCCTGTCTATTCAAAAACGTATCCTTATCCACAGTGTTTGAAAGAAGATGTTTgccagaaaattgaaaaaaatgttgggAGATGGAATTACACGACCTTCACGATCACCGTATAATTCACCTGTGTGGATCGTTCCAAAAAATGAAGACGCAtcaggtaaaaaatttagattggTAATTGATTACagaaaaattaatcaaaaactTTCAGTGATCGTTATCCTATTCCAGACACATAGACTATCCTTGGTTATTTGggaaaaatgaaatatttcacaACAATTGATTTGACATCTGGTTTTCATCAAATTCTAATGAACgaaaaagatattgaaaaaacaGCTTTCTGTGTAAATAATGGCAAATATGAATTTATACGTTTACCTTTTGGGATAAAAATGCTTCATCTATATTTCAACGAGTAATGGATGATGTTCTACATGAACATATTGGAAAAATATGTTATGTTTACATTGACGATATATTAATTTTTGGAGAAACTTTAGATGGACatccgaaaaatttaaaaaacaattCTTTAAACAATACGAAAAGCTAACTTTGAAATACAACCTGAGAAATCAGAATGGCTtaaaactgaactgaattcttagaATTTATAATTTCCAAAGACGGATTAAAACCAAATAGACTGTATTCAAAAATATCCAGAACCAAACAATTTGAGAGAATTGCGCGCATTTCGCGGATTATCTGGATATTACAGACGTTTTGTGAAAAATTATGCCAAAGTTGCTAAACCTTTGACGAAATTTTTGAAAGGTGAAAATGGACATCGTCAAATATCTAAAAATGAATCAAAGAATCATAAAATTGTCTTAGATGATGAAGGACTAAAAAGTTTTAAATTGTTAAAAGATATTCTTTATTCAGGTGATGTTTTAGCTTTTCCAGATTTCAGTGAACCATTTTTGTTAACTACCGTTGCTTCTAATAAAGCAATTGGTGCTGTCTTATCTCAAGAATTTCATGATGAAGAAAAACCTATTACAATCACATCAAAAACACTTTCTACTAAAGAAGGAAATTACGCTACAAATGAAAAAGAGATGTTAGCA
This genomic window contains:
- the LOC131429001 gene encoding uncharacterized protein LOC131429001 — its product is MATEKVLGTWLCTKTDIFTFKIIWDRHDRELLEGHRRPTKREVLRVLMTIYDPLGLIAPFLVYLKILLQEIWRSGIQWDDQIDDNIFKKWQLWLQVLPQVEGVQIPRCFLSNFAPDYEHVQLHTFVDASESAMAAACYLRFVWHDKIRCCLVAAKTRVAPLRYHSVPKLECQSAVIGVRLARSVIDSLSFQVDKFFYHSDSRDVICWLNSDHRRYSPFIAHRVSEILEATVADEWRWIPTKLNVADDATKWEKFPDMTPNSRWYNAPEFLWLTEESWPRQPAVGCKTDIELRPGLLAHFIKPDSFLNVSSWKRMINIAVTISRFPMNCRLRIQKKPIITGAPSFEEFITAERYLIQQAQRECYLDEVAILSNLNEAKLSVPKSSSLYKLSPFLDDHGIIRMRGRTNACGYITEDAKNPIILPRDHHTTKLIIAHYHNKYHHQNHEIIINELRQRFCIPRLRIAYANVRKHCQRCKNDRSIPQPPIMADLPPERLDAFARPFTHVGIDYFGPLEVVVGRRVEKRWGMLITCLTTRAIHIEVVHTLNTDSCVMGLRNFAARRGTPRTIYSDRGTCFIGANREMQEAVSQVNLKDIMREFSGVETSWKFNPPLSPHMGGIWERLISIVKRNLMAVQLSRKPSDEVLRNLLTEIENTVNSRPLTHVPIDDESAPALTPNHFLLGSSDGTKPLCTLDDSGIVLRRCWRTSQLLANQFWKRWLTDYLPEITRRTKWYSKTKPIEIGDVVVIVDPQLPRNCWPKGKVIGTKPSKRDGEIRAATVKTKTGIYERPVAKLAVLDIRSVQLRDSPYRQAGRNTVKHTSSSPISTEPGSEHTPGYATDK